From a single Granulicella aggregans genomic region:
- a CDS encoding TonB-dependent receptor, which translates to MKRIVLAMLAILLSSVALFAQTNTTSLFGTVTDATGAVIPGVTITITNKGTGNTSTATTKNDGNFAFEQLQPGTYDVKVASPGFNEAHETVDVLVATPKKVLYKLTPGASDVVINVETNLAEVNTSDATLGKSFNSAQVQNLPYLANNVTYLLSLQPGVLALDSGGATGGLNTDTRTGIVNGARQDQSNITLDGVDNNDQIFGYAFNGALRSTRDSVEEFRVTTTNSNADAGRSSGAQVSLVTRSGTNTWHGSAYEYYRDPATSSNNWFIKQAELSSGLPNTAAKVLQHTYGASLGLPIKKDKLFFFGAYEGFKQASDVSVGRLVPSSSSGSGLITGNVVYQATDGTYKTLTPTDIAQLDGRSSDPSCVAAPASCYAPATNTAAVAYFNQFPLSNAPGASDPQNVGNYNFASPAPIHQITNIAKLDYNITPKMSMFVRGNLQSDNQLSTLEFPGLPAASSLYGNSKGVAVGHIWSINDRITNNARYGFIRVGAASRGTGSQPFIDFGGNFDNLTASTTSYVYNVATNNFADDFTYVKGRHTIQAGVNLYLISNAQYFDQPLLQDGSISPNLLSTAAIANQGGSFDPGTGACGKDCAPVADTFQSFYNSDIISNVGAIERATSGTEFQVKNNMLIPLASGVPTHTFKNVEQEYYVQDQWKATSQLTLTFGLRYVYLGVPYEKNGQQIAPTIPLNTFLLNRETAAAEGSAYDTDVSFRASGSPNGQPNFWNAQKTNFAPRIAFAYATRDNKTSMRGGFALSYDHFGTGVIDAYQSSPTSLFSLSQTNQTTYTDINSNPRFTGYHDVPLVAGATSPLALPYTPAENPFTFDNSINDKQKTPYAETFNLTVQHEFPKSVSVTASYVGRLGRHLLQNLDVAMPTNLYDAGSGQTYFQAATQFDKMVDAGVDPSTVPDSGYFHNVFPNFQANGYTGAQAYYSVFAVNRGNETNALYQADCAPQVSCDFAGTNSGPFFRFFYPQTSSIYVQSTTGVSNYHAMQLSVRQALRYGLEYDINYTYSKSMDEGSDPERSGSGGSIILNSFSPHQWYADSDFDVRHNITANYTAPLPFGHGAPFLNHSGLLDRLIGGFQLNGVVHYSTGLPFSAVGENGWATNFQSNSNMVQIGPIPTGGHHYDAANQVMTALKGITGAQAQANLRYAYVGEAGQRNNFRSDGYLAIDDGLAKSFHTWREQQFRISVEVFNVINTNRFATPNIDGTTAAFATYENAPQASANTTTNQPGNTSLLLQPRQMQFSGKYTF; encoded by the coding sequence TTGAAACGCATCGTTCTGGCCATGCTGGCTATCCTGCTATCTTCCGTTGCTCTGTTCGCGCAGACGAACACCACGTCGCTCTTCGGCACGGTGACCGATGCTACCGGAGCAGTGATTCCGGGCGTCACCATTACGATCACAAACAAGGGCACGGGCAATACGTCCACGGCGACGACCAAGAACGATGGGAACTTCGCGTTCGAGCAGTTGCAGCCGGGAACCTATGACGTCAAAGTCGCCTCTCCTGGATTCAACGAGGCCCATGAGACAGTCGACGTGCTGGTCGCAACACCGAAGAAGGTACTCTACAAGCTGACCCCTGGCGCCAGTGATGTCGTCATCAACGTGGAGACCAATCTCGCCGAGGTCAACACCTCCGACGCGACGCTCGGGAAGAGCTTCAACAGCGCCCAGGTACAGAACCTCCCCTATCTTGCGAATAACGTGACTTACCTGCTCTCGCTGCAGCCCGGCGTGCTCGCGCTCGACAGCGGCGGGGCGACGGGCGGCTTGAACACGGACACTCGCACCGGCATCGTGAATGGGGCGCGCCAGGACCAGAGCAACATCACGCTCGACGGCGTCGACAACAACGACCAGATCTTCGGCTATGCCTTCAACGGAGCATTGCGTTCCACCCGCGATTCGGTCGAGGAGTTCCGCGTAACGACCACGAACTCGAACGCCGACGCCGGCCGCTCCTCCGGTGCGCAGGTCTCACTTGTAACTCGCAGCGGCACAAATACGTGGCACGGCAGCGCCTACGAGTACTACCGCGATCCGGCGACCTCCTCCAACAACTGGTTCATCAAGCAGGCCGAACTCAGCTCCGGGCTGCCGAACACCGCAGCCAAGGTGCTTCAGCACACCTACGGCGCGTCGCTTGGATTGCCCATCAAGAAAGACAAGCTCTTCTTCTTCGGGGCCTATGAAGGATTCAAGCAGGCCAGCGACGTCTCCGTCGGCAGACTCGTTCCGTCCTCTTCCTCTGGCAGCGGCCTGATTACCGGCAACGTGGTTTACCAGGCAACAGACGGCACCTATAAGACGCTTACACCCACCGACATCGCGCAGTTGGATGGACGCTCCAGCGACCCATCCTGTGTGGCGGCCCCTGCCAGCTGCTACGCTCCTGCAACCAATACGGCCGCGGTTGCCTACTTCAACCAGTTCCCGCTCTCGAATGCTCCCGGTGCCTCCGATCCCCAGAACGTAGGCAACTATAATTTTGCCTCGCCAGCGCCGATCCACCAGATCACGAATATTGCCAAGCTCGACTACAACATCACCCCGAAGATGAGCATGTTTGTTCGTGGCAATCTACAGAGCGACAATCAATTGTCGACCCTAGAGTTTCCCGGACTTCCCGCCGCCTCCAGCCTTTACGGCAACAGTAAGGGAGTCGCCGTCGGACATATCTGGTCGATCAACGACCGGATTACTAATAACGCCCGCTACGGATTCATCCGGGTAGGTGCGGCGTCTCGCGGTACCGGCAGCCAACCGTTCATCGACTTCGGCGGCAACTTCGACAACTTGACCGCATCGACGACGTCGTATGTTTACAACGTAGCCACGAACAACTTCGCGGACGACTTTACCTACGTCAAGGGGAGACACACAATCCAGGCGGGTGTGAACCTCTACCTCATCTCCAATGCACAATACTTCGATCAACCTCTACTTCAGGACGGAAGTATCAGCCCGAACCTGTTGTCGACCGCTGCGATCGCAAACCAGGGAGGGAGCTTCGACCCCGGCACCGGGGCCTGCGGCAAGGACTGCGCGCCGGTAGCGGATACGTTCCAAAGCTTCTACAACAGCGACATCATCTCCAACGTCGGTGCCATTGAAAGAGCAACCTCCGGCACAGAGTTCCAGGTAAAGAACAACATGCTCATTCCGCTCGCCAGCGGCGTTCCTACCCACACCTTCAAGAACGTGGAGCAGGAGTACTACGTCCAGGACCAGTGGAAGGCGACCTCGCAGCTCACTCTTACCTTCGGCCTGCGCTACGTCTATCTCGGCGTTCCGTATGAGAAGAACGGACAGCAGATCGCACCCACGATCCCGCTGAACACGTTCCTCCTGAACCGCGAGACTGCGGCCGCCGAGGGTTCGGCATACGACACGGATGTCTCCTTCCGCGCTTCGGGTTCCCCGAACGGGCAGCCCAACTTCTGGAATGCACAAAAGACCAACTTCGCTCCGCGTATCGCGTTCGCGTATGCCACACGGGACAACAAGACCTCTATGCGCGGCGGGTTCGCGCTGAGCTACGATCACTTCGGCACAGGTGTCATTGACGCCTACCAGTCAAGCCCCACTTCCCTGTTCTCCCTCTCGCAGACCAACCAAACCACTTATACCGACATCAACTCCAACCCTCGCTTCACTGGGTACCATGACGTGCCGCTAGTCGCCGGCGCCACATCTCCTCTGGCCTTGCCCTACACGCCGGCGGAGAACCCCTTTACCTTCGACAACAGCATCAACGACAAGCAGAAGACGCCGTATGCGGAGACCTTCAACCTTACCGTGCAGCACGAGTTCCCGAAGAGCGTTTCGGTCACCGCATCCTACGTTGGCCGTCTCGGGCGCCACCTGCTGCAGAACCTTGACGTCGCCATGCCTACAAACCTCTACGATGCGGGAAGCGGCCAGACGTACTTCCAGGCAGCTACCCAGTTCGACAAGATGGTAGACGCCGGCGTGGATCCTTCGACGGTCCCCGACAGCGGCTACTTCCATAACGTCTTTCCCAACTTCCAGGCCAACGGATATACGGGAGCACAGGCCTACTACTCGGTCTTCGCCGTCAATCGCGGTAACGAGACCAATGCGCTCTACCAGGCAGACTGTGCTCCCCAGGTCTCATGCGACTTTGCCGGCACTAACTCCGGACCGTTCTTCCGCTTCTTTTACCCCCAGACCTCTTCCATCTATGTTCAATCCACCACGGGCGTGAGCAATTATCACGCGATGCAGCTCTCGGTTCGTCAGGCGTTGCGCTACGGGCTGGAGTACGACATCAACTACACCTACTCGAAGTCCATGGACGAGGGCTCCGATCCTGAGCGGAGTGGCAGTGGAGGAAGCATCATCCTCAACTCGTTCTCGCCCCATCAGTGGTACGCGGATTCGGACTTCGACGTTCGCCATAACATCACTGCAAACTACACAGCTCCGCTTCCGTTTGGCCACGGCGCTCCCTTCCTGAATCATAGTGGCCTGCTCGATCGGCTGATCGGTGGCTTCCAGTTGAACGGCGTCGTTCACTACAGCACGGGCCTGCCGTTCAGCGCGGTCGGAGAGAACGGCTGGGCAACGAACTTCCAGTCCAACAGCAACATGGTCCAGATCGGCCCCATCCCCACCGGCGGCCACCACTACGATGCGGCGAACCAGGTGATGACCGCGTTGAAGGGAATCACGGGAGCACAAGCCCAAGCCAATCTCCGCTACGCCTACGTCGGCGAGGCGGGACAACGTAATAACTTCCGCTCCGATGGCTACCTTGCCATCGACGACGGTCTCGCCAAGAGCTTCCATACCTGGCGCGAGCAGCAGTTCCGCATCTCGGTCGAGGTCTTCAACGTGATCAACACCAACCGCTTCGCAACGCCAAACATCGACGGAACCACAGCCGCGTTTGCAACCTATGAGAACGCGCCGCAAGCAAGTGCAAATACTACGACGAACCAACCGGGAAACACTTCCCTTCTGCTGCAGCCTCGCCAGATGCAGTTCTCCGGCAAGTACACGTTCTAA
- a CDS encoding LysR family transcriptional regulator: MDFDHLKTFLEVSRQKSFSRAAEKLHVTQPSISAQIRSLETSLGHRLLERGGGKVTLTAAGRVFEPFAESCLTRLNHMSLTLADLERMPRGSLTVSANESTALYVLPVFFSKFGKQYPRVSLNIIRAERSRTLELVLDREVEFGVVSLPLKDKRLHIEVIHSDDFVLVVPAAHAFAKLESVTLRQVSQQRLLLLNQGRKREQIDELFEQEKLCPRIAMELDSNELLKRLVLKEMGIGFLPRINVLDEVRTGTLAIVPIHGVSISRELALISRKDRELTRAGNAFFTFATGTVRSAAEDL, encoded by the coding sequence ATGGACTTTGACCACCTCAAGACGTTCCTTGAAGTATCGCGGCAGAAGAGCTTTTCCCGAGCCGCGGAAAAGCTCCACGTCACGCAACCCTCGATCTCCGCCCAGATTCGCTCGCTTGAGACATCGCTGGGGCACCGTCTGCTGGAACGCGGCGGCGGCAAGGTAACGCTGACCGCAGCCGGCCGCGTCTTCGAGCCCTTTGCTGAAAGCTGCCTGACGCGGTTGAACCATATGTCGCTGACGCTCGCCGACCTCGAGCGGATGCCGCGTGGCTCGCTCACCGTTAGCGCAAATGAGTCGACGGCGCTCTACGTGCTGCCGGTGTTCTTCAGCAAGTTTGGCAAACAGTACCCACGCGTCTCGCTCAATATCATCCGCGCGGAACGCAGCCGCACGCTGGAACTTGTGCTCGACCGCGAGGTGGAGTTCGGGGTCGTATCGCTCCCGCTCAAAGACAAGCGCCTGCATATTGAGGTCATTCACAGCGACGACTTCGTTCTCGTCGTGCCCGCAGCGCACGCCTTCGCCAAGCTGGAATCGGTGACACTACGCCAGGTATCGCAGCAGCGCCTGCTCCTGCTCAACCAGGGTCGCAAACGGGAGCAGATCGACGAGCTCTTCGAGCAGGAGAAGCTATGCCCGCGCATCGCCATGGAGCTCGACTCGAACGAGCTGCTGAAGCGGCTTGTGCTCAAGGAGATGGGGATCGGCTTCCTGCCGCGCATCAACGTGCTCGACGAAGTTCGCACCGGCACCCTTGCTATCGTACCGATCCATGGCGTCTCGATCTCGCGTGAACTGGCCCTCATCAGTCGCAAGGACCGCGAGTTGACCCGCGCCGGCAATGCCTTCTTTACCTTCGCCACAGGGACTGTGCGGTCTGCCGCCGAGGACCTGTAG
- a CDS encoding glutathione peroxidase — MSSDRQPATCVGAWMRGVGAVMLAGILCTSPACAFQAKAKQKATTGADTKDATKKSKPEKTAYDYVLPGADGKDVPLTNFKGKYILIVNLARKSSYNAQLAALEKDYETYKDKGLVVIGVPSNDFGAAEPGKDPEIQKAYADAKVTFPVMAVSKLAGDDVIPFYLYLTKSKDAPAGGPVHWNYTKFFVNKEGKVIARLGQDVTPDSPEMISTIEQILDGRYKPKKGGKEGPPSDGGGDDDDE, encoded by the coding sequence TTGTCTTCCGACCGCCAGCCAGCAACCTGCGTTGGCGCGTGGATGCGCGGCGTTGGTGCGGTGATGCTGGCTGGGATTCTCTGCACCTCTCCTGCATGTGCGTTCCAGGCAAAGGCGAAGCAGAAGGCGACAACCGGCGCGGACACGAAGGACGCAACGAAGAAATCCAAGCCCGAGAAGACCGCCTACGACTACGTTTTGCCCGGTGCCGATGGCAAGGATGTGCCGCTGACCAACTTCAAAGGGAAGTACATCCTGATCGTGAACCTAGCGCGTAAGTCCAGCTATAACGCGCAGCTTGCGGCTCTCGAGAAGGACTACGAGACCTACAAAGACAAGGGCTTGGTCGTGATCGGTGTGCCCTCAAACGACTTTGGCGCGGCCGAGCCTGGGAAAGATCCCGAGATTCAAAAGGCATACGCCGATGCGAAGGTGACGTTTCCCGTGATGGCCGTCTCGAAGCTCGCAGGCGACGACGTGATTCCGTTCTACCTCTACTTGACGAAGAGCAAGGACGCTCCCGCAGGTGGCCCGGTGCACTGGAACTACACCAAGTTTTTCGTGAACAAAGAAGGCAAAGTGATCGCGCGTCTGGGACAGGATGTGACGCCGGACTCGCCTGAGATGATCTCGACCATCGAGCAGATTCTTGATGGCCGTTACAAGCCGAAGAAGGGGGGCAAAGAAGGCCCG